From Candidatus Neomarinimicrobiota bacterium, the proteins below share one genomic window:
- the rpiB gene encoding ribose 5-phosphate isomerase B encodes MDYTNRQSTVVYIGSDHAGFSIKQKTVEYVRSLGYTVRDMGTDSEESVDYPDYGVKVGRMVQENEGACGIIFCGTGIGISIAANKVPGIRAALCTSEFHVEMARRHNNANILAMGARVSSFDNVKKMVNKWFSTSFDGGRHEKRVKKIHSLTGC; translated from the coding sequence TTGGATTACACGAACCGTCAAAGTACAGTAGTCTATATCGGTTCCGACCATGCCGGTTTCTCAATAAAGCAGAAAACGGTGGAATACGTACGATCATTGGGATATACCGTCCGGGATATGGGGACGGATTCAGAAGAATCGGTGGATTATCCGGACTATGGTGTAAAAGTCGGTCGGATGGTTCAGGAAAACGAAGGTGCCTGTGGGATTATATTTTGCGGAACAGGCATTGGCATCAGTATTGCCGCCAATAAGGTTCCTGGAATCCGTGCCGCTTTATGCACCAGTGAATTTCATGTGGAAATGGCCCGAAGGCATAATAATGCCAATATCCTGGCCATGGGCGCCAGGGTTTCATCGTTTGATAACGTAAAAAAAATGGTAAACAAGTGGTTTTCGACCTCTTTTGACGGAGGCCGCCATGAAAAACGGGTCAAAAAAATTCATTCACTCACGGGGTGCTGA